CGCCCCGCGTCGCCGGATGGTGTGCGGACAATGCTCGAACATATCGATGGGCAGCGCGCGAGAACCGCGCCCTACGATCTGGTGATCAGCCGCTCGCTCTGGCAGGAAGACGCGGCGACAGCCCAGGAGGCGGTAGCCGCGCTCGCGGCAGCCGGGGCTACCTGGATCGTTCAGGACGTGCTGCCCTGGGAGCTAACACCCGATCAGGCGCGTATGCTGATCCGGCGCGGGCCGCCAAAAGCATAGCGGGGAGCGCAAGAACCAGGCACAAAGAACAAAAGATCAAAAGATCAAAGGAACAAAGGTTGATCCCCTGTTTCTATTCATCGTCGCTTTTGACAGCGCCGCCGATTGTTCCTATCATGCTGACGATACGCTTGCAGGAACAGGGACTAACTATGGCACTTATTCTCGACGGCACCGCTGTCGCCGCCGCACTCCGCGACGAGCTGCGCGCCGATAGAGAGCGGCTCGGCCAGCACAACCTCACGCCCCGGCTGGATGTGGTCCAGATCGCAGGCGATGCCGCCTCCGACTGGTACGTTCGCGCGATCAGGCGCGCCTGCCAGCAGGTAGGGATTGCCTTTGAGCTCGTCCAGTTGCCCGCCGATGCCACGCAGCAGGCGCTCGTGGCGCAGATCCACGCGCTGAACGCGCAGCCGGAGACGCACGGCATCATCGTGCAGGTGCCGCTGCCCAAACACCTCAGCGCCGACGAAGTTATCGCTGCGATCGATCCGAGCAAGGACGTGGACGGCCAGCATCCGCTGAGCCTGGGGCGGCTTGCGATGGGCCTGCCCGCGTTCGTGCCCAACACTCCGGCGGGCGGCATGGAGCTGCTGCGGCGCTACAACATTCCGATCGCAGGCAAACATGCGGTGGTGATCGGGCGCTCGAACATCGTCGGCAAGCCCATGGCGCTGCTGCTGCTTCAGGAGCATGCGACCGTCACGATCGGCCACTCGCGCACGCCCGATCTGGCCGCGATCTTGCGCGACGCCGACATCGTCGTCGTGGCGGTCGGCAAGCCCGGTATCGTCCACGGCTCGATGCTCAAGCCCGGCGCGGTGGTGATCGACTTCGGGATCAACGAGGTTGGGCCAAAGACGATCGTCGGCGACGTGGACTACGCGAGCGCCGTAGAGGTCGCGGGCGCGATCACACCGGTTCCGGGCGGCACCGGCCCTGTCACCAACATGATGCTGCTGCGGAACGTGATCAGCGCCGCAGAGCAGAGCTTGGGAATGTAGCGCTAGACTATCGGATAAGTTGGACGGCGACAAAAAACTGCTCTTCGCCGTCCAACACGTTACTTGATAGTTGTTCTCTGTTCTTTGTTTGTTTCTTTGTTCTTTCGTCCCTCGGCCTAGCCGCTCAGCGCCGCGACGGCCTGCTCCTCAGTCTCGTAGATGTCGGCGTACTGCGAAAGCCCGACCATCCGAAAGATCTTCTGGAAATGCTCGTTGAGGCCGCTCATCGCCAGCTTTTGCCCATTCCGACCACAGCTCGTCACGATCCGAATCAGGATCGCGATGCCTGCGCTGTTGATGTAGTTGCTGTGATGAAAATTGAGCACAAGCTGCTGCGCGCCTGCCTCCGTCGCCCCGGTGTATGCCTCAGTAATCTTGGCATCGGCGAACGTCGTCACATCGCCTTTGATGTCAATCACTGTTACATTGCCGTGGCGACGACTGGTTACTTCTAACGCATCCTCTAAAAAAGCCATAGTGGCTCCTTGCCTCAAGCGTCTTCGTCGTCGTCATGGCGGCACGATCATGCGGTTTCCCGCGCGTGCCTGCCGCCCGATTGACAGCGTAACCTCATCCGCACCTCACGACCACGGCTCTGCGGCGCTGATCGTCGCTTGTAGCCGCGAGCGACTACAGCGGAATGTTGCCATGCTTGCGTGGCGGCAGACTTTGCCGCTTCGTCCGCGACAGCCTGAGCGCCTTGATCAGCGCTGGCCGCGTCTCGCGCGGCTCGATCACCTGATCGATATAGCCGCGCTCCTCGGCGACATACGGGTTGGCGAAGCGCTGCTGGTAGTCGTCGACCAGCTCCGCCAGCCGGGCCTCAGGGTCGGGCGCGTGGGCCAACTCCTTGCGGAAGATGATCTTAACCGCCGCGTCCACGCCCATCACCGCGATCTCCGCCGTGGGCCAGGCAAAGTTGAAGTCGGCGCGAATATGCTTCGAGGCCATCACATCGTACGCGCCGCCGTACGCCTTGCGGGTAATCACCGTCAGCTTCGGCACGGTCGCCTCGCAGTAGGCGTAGAGCAGCTTCGCGCCGTGGCGGATGATCCCGCCGTACTCCTGCTGCGTGCCCGGCAGAAAGCCCGGCACATCCACGAACGTCACCAGCGGAATATTGAACGCATCGCAGAAGCGGACGAAGCGCGCGCCTTTGATCGAGGCGTCGATGTCGAGCGTGCCGGCCATCGCCAGCGGCTGATTGCCGACCACGCCGATCACATGTCCATCCAGCCGCGCAAAGCCGATCAGCAGATTTTGCGCCCAGAACGGCTGCACCTCGCAGAAAAAGCCGTCGTCCACCACGCTGGCGATCACCTGATGCATATCATACGGCTTCTTGGGCGAGTCGGGAACGATCGATTGCAATTCCTCATCCGTCCGTTCGGGATCGTCCGTGGGCGGCACGTAGGGCGGATCTTCCATGTTGTTGGCGGGCAAGAACGACAGCAGCGTACGCAGCTGGTCGAAGCACTCGGCCTCGTCCTCGGCGGCGAAGTGCGCGACGCCGGAGCGGCTGTTGTGGGTCATCGCGCCGCCCAGCTCCTCGAAGCCCACCTCCTCGCCGGTGACGCTTTTGATCACCTCAGGGCCGGTGATGAACATCTGCGAGGTGCCTTTGACCATCAGGATAAAATCGGTGATCGCGGGCGAGTAGACCGCGCCGCCAGCGCACGGCCCCGCGATGATCGAGAGCTGCGGGATCACGCCCGACGAGATCACGTTGCGGTAGAAGATCTCGGCGTAGCCGCCCAGCGCGACCACGCCCTCCTGAATCCGCGCGCCGCCCGAATCGTTGATGCCGATGCAGGGCACGCCCATGCGCAGCGCCAGATCCATCACTTTGACGATCTTTTCGGCAAAGACCTCGCCGAGCGAGCCGCCGAAGACCGTAAAATCCTGCGAAAAGACACACACCGGGCGTCCATCGATCGTGCCGTGGCCGGTGATCACGCCGTCGCCGAGCGGATGCACCCGGTTCAGGCCAAAGTTATGCGAGCGATGCACGGCGAGCGCATCCAGCTCGACGAACGAGCCCGGATCGAGCAGCATATCGATCCGCTCGCGGGCGGTCTGCTTGCCGCGCGCATGTTGCTTCTTGGCAGCCTCAGGGTCGGTCGTGGCCGCAAGCTTGCGCCGCTCCCGAAGCTCTTCAATCTTTTGCTGAGTCGTCTTGGTCACACGGCATCCCTTCTACTGAGTATCGAGCGCGGAAGCGCGCCTGGTTCGGGAAACTATGCGGCGCAGCCGATTTTGGCGGCGCTCCGCAGCGCTTATGGCGCTTTGCGCTCCGGGGGCTCCGCGCCAGGCCAGCCCGGCTGCGTAATCTCGACCTGAAGCGCGTCGTTGAAGCGGTTGAAGAAGTTGAACATTCCGGCGACCGCCACCAGCTCCATGATCTCAGCGGGATCGAAGAACTGGCTCAGCTCCTCCCACAGCACATCGCCGAAGCGCTTCGCGTCCTGGGTCACGTGCTCCGCCAGCCGCAGCACGGCCTGCTCGCGGGGCGAGAACCGCTCACGGGCGGCGGGATCGTCCATCAGATCAATCGTATCCTGGGACACGCCCAGGTTCCGCAGCAGCGCGGAGTGCGAGGCCAGTCAATAGGCGCAGGTATTGAGCTGGCTGACGCGCACCGCGACCATCTCCTTGAGCCGCAGCTCGACGGTTCCGGTGCCCAGGATCGCATCCATGCACGCGGCGGTCGCCCGCGCCATGTCGGGACGCAGCGACAGCGTGCGGAACATGTTGGGCACGCTGCCCCGTTTATGGTAAAACGCCTCCCAGACAGCGTGTGCCTCAGGCGTTATCTCTTCGGCGCGTGGCGGCTCGATACGTGGCATAGATGACCTCCTTATAGAGCACAAAGAACAACCGAGTTCTTTGCTGATCTGTTCTCTCTATCAGGCTTCATTATCGACGATTCGCGTCGTCTTGTCGAAGCGGCAGCGCCATCAATCCGAGCGCAGCGTGCGGGCAAAAAAATCGGTCGTCGTGTTGAACAGATCGCCGATCGCGGGCGTGTACTCGGTCGCCAGCAGGTAGTGGCCCATGCCCTCCAAAATACTCAGCTCATGCGGCTTACCGAGCCGCCGCAGCTCGTCGGCCAGGAGCTGCGACTGGGTGAAGGGCACCACCTCGTCCTCCTTGGAGTGGATCAGCATCAGCGGTATGTCGATGTCGCGGGCGTGGTAGCGCGCCGAGTAGCGCCAGTAGCGCTCCGGCACCCTGCTGGGCAGCCCCAGCGCGATCAGCGCCTGATCGAGGCCGAACGGCGGCGAGAACGTGCCCGCCTCGAACTGCCGCCGCAGCTCGAAGAGATCGGTCGGCGGGCCGAGCAGCAGCGCCGAGTCGATCGTGCCCGGCGCGCGCACCGCCAGACGCAGCACATGCAGCCCGCTGTACGAGCCAGCCAGCACACCGATGCGCGAGCCGTCGGCGCGCGGCAGCCGCCCCGCTTTGGCGAGATCGATCACCCGCTCCAGATCGTCGACATCGGCTTCGAGATCGAGCGCGTACTCCGGCCCGACCGCGATCACGGCATAGCCCGCCTGCGCCAGCGGCAGCGACACGCTCTCCCAGGTGTCGGCGGGGCCGGGATAGACCGCCAGCAGCGTCGGCAGCGGCGTGGTCGCGCCGTCGTCGGGCGTGTACAAGAACGTCAGTTGATTCGATCGATCATCGGCGCGAAAGCTGATCTGCCGCCGGATCGCGCTGGCGGCCAGCGGCTTTTCGACGTGCCAGCCCTGCGGATCGCCCAGTATGACATCCGTCGGCGGCGTGACATCGGCAGGCGGTCGCGGACGAAGCGTGAGATCCAGCGGCGTGGTGCTTCCGGCGGCCACGCTGATCCCCAGCAGCGTACGCACAGCCACGTCCTCGAAGCCGGGAGCGCCCGCGACCGGAATATAGCTGTCGGCGGGGACATCAGCCAGCACATAGCGGCCCTGCGCGTCGCTTTCGGCGGCGAAGGGCGTGCCGTCGGCGGCGGCAACCAGCACCGTCGCTCCGGCGATCGGCTGGCCGAACGAGGAGCGCACCACGCCGCGCAGCGTGCCGCGCTGTGTGGCGTCGGGCGGTCGAACCCGGCCAAGGCGCTGGAGCAGCAGGTATTGCGCCGCGTGGCGGTACGGCCAGATACGCGGATGGTCGGTCGTGATCAGGTACGCGCCCGCAAGGAGCGCCACGCAGACGACGATCAGCAGAATACGACGACGCATCAAGAGCCTTTCACACTACTGAGCGCGGCATCGGGGCGCGACTGGACTGTGATGCGATCCAGCCCGGCGAACACACCCACAAAGTGGATTATACTTGCAAGTACAACGAAGCAGAAAGGAATCGCCGACTATGAGTGACGCATGGTTTACCGACGTTCACGGCCAGCTGATGGGATCGATCAATTCGTTGCTCGAAGAGGCGCGCTGCAACGCCGCCGATGTCAAAGACGCCGATCGGGTCAATGAATTGCTGCACCAGGCCGAGCAGCAGTATGCCGCCGCCCAGGCAGCCCTGCGTAGCTTTAGCGAGCAGCGCCACACCTTGCTGCAAACGCTCGACCGGCTCCAGGCAGAGCTGGCGGTAGCCGGGCGTCCGATCGCCGATGAGATCAGCTAATATCGGAGCGGGAGACAAGCATTGTCACTTGCTCTCAAGGACGGTGCTGCCCATAATAGGGCTGAATAGAGGCATTGTAGCGTAAAGGAGCTTGATACAATGGCGCTGCTTTCTCAGCGTGTCCAGGCAGTACCGCCGTCCGGTATTCGCCGCTTTTTTGATATTGCCGCCACGATGAAGGAGGTCATCTCGCTCGGCATCGGCGAGCCCGATTTCGTCACGCCCGACGTGATCCGCGAGGCCGGGATTCGCTCGATCCAGGAGGGCTACACCGCCTATACCTCGAACTCCGGGCTGCTCGAACTGCGGCAGGCGCTCGCGGCGCATCTCAAGCAGCTCTACGGCGTCGAGTACGATCCTGAGCACGAGTTGCTGATCACCGTGGGCGTGAGCGAGGCGATGCAAAACGCGATGCTGGCGCTGATCGATCCCGGCGATGAGGTGATCATCCCTGAGCCGAGCTTCGTCGCGTACGGCCCCAGCGTGGTCTTTGCCGGCGGCGTGCCGGTGTACGTGCCGACGCGCGTTGAGGATAACTTCCAGGTGACGGGCGCGACGATCGAGGCCGCGATCACGCCGCGCAGCAAGGGCATTTTGATCGGCTATCCCAACAATCCCACCGGCGCGGTGATGAGCCGCGAGCGGCTGCAAGAGGTGGCCGAGGTAGCCGCGCGACACGATCTGCTGGTCTTCTCCGACGAGATCTACGATCGGCTGGTCTACGGCGTGCAGCATACCTGCTTTGCCGCGCTGCCAGGCATGCACGAGCGCACGATCCTGCTGGGCGGCTTCAGCAAAGCCTATGCGATGACCGGCTGGCGGCTGGGCTACCTGGCCGCGCCTGAGACGATCACCGCCGCCGTGCGCAAGATCCACCAGTACGCGATCATGTCCGCGCCGACGATGAGCCAGCACGCCGCGCTGGCAGCGTTGCAGATACCGGAGGCCGAGGCCGAGGTCAAGCGCATGATTGCGGAGTACGATCGACGGCGGCAGGTGATCGTCAGCGGCTTCAACCGCATTGGGCTGCCGACGTTCGAGCCGCAGGGCGCGTTCTATGCATTTCCACGTGTCGATCACCTGGGACTGACCAGCGAGGAGTTTGCCGAGCGGCTGCTGACCGAGCAGCATGTGGCCGTGATCCCCGGCGATGCGTTCGGGCCAAGCGGCAGGGGCTTCGTCCGCGCCTGCTACGCCACGTCGATGGATCAGATCGAGGAGGCGCTCGACCGAATCGAGCGCTTTGTCAGCGTGCTGGCGTAGCCGTGATGCCGGAAGGGGCGTGTCGCTACGCCCCTTCGCTCCAGACCGGCGCGCCCGTCGATTAGCCGCCGGTGATGTAGTTCTCAAGCTGTCCGATCAAAAATTCCTGATTCGAGATAATCTCGCGGACCAGATCGCCGATCGACACGATGCCGATCATCTGGTCGTTCTCGAAGACAGGCAGATGCCGGATACGCTTATCGGTCATCAGCGCCATGCCCTCCTCGATCGACTGTTCGGCGCGAATGTAGTAGACCTTGGCGGTCATAATCGCGCTGACCGGGGTATCTCTGGAGGATTTGCCCTGAAGAATGACCTTGCGCGCATAGTCGCGCTCCGAGATGATCCCAACCAGCTTTCCTGCGTCCACAACGGGCAGCGCGCCAACGCCTTTGTCGGACATCACCCTGATCGCATCGAAGACTGAGGCAACCGACGTGATCGACCAAACATCGTGTCCTTTGGTCTGCAAAAGCTGCTTGATGGTTTTCGTCATGCTGCGTTCCTCCTAAACCACCTGTGGGTGTCGGTGCCGAACGTGTGCGGAGAGCGGCACGCTTACCACACTCCGCGCTGGCGCTATGCCCTGGCGAAGCGCTCGACGATCTCGTAGAGCACGCGCGTGCCCCACCGGATCGAGCGCACGCTCACGCGCTCATCGTGGCCGTGAATCCGATTCCACTCGGACGGCCCTTCGTACAGGCTCGGCGCAAAGCCATAGATTTTGGTGCCAAGGTGCGCGACATGCTTCGCGTCTGTCGCGCCAGTCAGCAGCGTGGGGATCGGCGTCGCCTCAGGATCGTGCTCCCGCAGGACGGCGGCGATCACATCGAACAGCGGCGATTGCGGATCGGCCTCCAGGGCCGTCTGCGGGTCCAGCCACGCGATCTCGACCTCATCGCCGACGATTGCGCGCAGCTCTTGCTCGAAGGCTGCGTGGGTCCAGCCCGGCAAAATCCGTCCATCGATCCCGGCCTCGGCCACCGACGGGATCACGTTGATCTGCGATCCTGCGCTGAGCATCGTCGGCGAGATCGAGTTACGGATCGTCGCCTTCAGCCGCAGCTTGAACGACTGGTCGAAGGGCAGCGCATCGATCGCCGCGTCGGCCTGCGCCTCATCGGCGAGCACCGCCCGCAGCGCCTCGGCCACATCCGCAGGTTGCACGCCGGCAACGCCTTCGATGAAGCCGCGCAGCGAGGCGGTGAAGTGGACCGGCAAGGGCTGGCGGCGCAGCTTGATCAGCGCCTCGGCCAGCTTGAGCACGGCGTTGTCGTCGTGCGGCACGGAGCCGTGGCCGGGCGTGCCCCGCACCCGCAGCTTGAAGCGCGCCGTGCCTTTTTCGGCGGTCTGCACGGTGTAGTAGCGCCGCCCGTTGATCTCGGTGCCCGCGCCGCCGCCCTCGTTCAGCGCGTACTCGGCCTGGATCAGATCGGGCCGGTTGCGAACGACCCAGCCCGCCCCCTGATGACCGCCGACCTCCTCGTCCGCCGCCGCCATGTAGATCACATCGCGCTTGAGCGGCAGGCCCGAACGCTTCAGCAGCAGCATCGTCATCAGCTCCATCGTCACCATGTGCTTCATATCGAGCGCGCCGCGCGCGTAGATGAAGCCGTCGTCGATGTCGGCGGCAAACGGGTCGTGCGTCCACTTGTCTGGCTCTACCGCCACCACGTCGGTGTGCGACATCAGCAGCAGCGGCTGCTCCGAGCCATCGCCCTTGAGCCGCGCCACGATCGTCGCCCGATCCGGGCTGGGGCCGACGATCTCGTACGGAATACCCTCCCGATCCAGCGCATCGCGGATATATTCGGCGGCGCGGATCTCGTTGCCTGGGGGATTGCGGGTATCGAGCCGAAGAAGCGCGCGCAGATGGTCGATCACCTCGTCGTCGACCGCCTGCCAGTCGATCGTGCCGGGCGCTACAGACTGAGACATCAGGCTCTCCTTGCACATCTAAAAATATGGTTGTGATCGTAGTGTACGATCTTGCAGGCTGTCAACTGCGCGGACGACAACAAGCCGACCGCTTCCAGCAGGCAGGCGGTCGGCTGATCATTAAGCAAAATAAGCGCGTTCTGGCGTTGACTCAGGCTGCATCATGGGTATCGACGTAGTTTGTTAACGCCTCCACAGAATCAAATGGCAGCAGCGCGGCTGATTCATTTTTTGCCATACCACAATGATACTCACTTGCGCAGCGTGCTACCATATACCGTCGTACGCCGCGATCTTCCCTCTGCCGCGCGGCAGGCTGCGTGTACGCATCTTGCTCAGCCAGACGCGGCGCGGAGACGCTCGAATAATAGGCGAGATCGAGTAGAAACATAGACACAACCATGAGCAACACAGCACATCGTGCCCTACCATCGGTCGACCGGCTGGTCCGCGCGGTCGAAGAGCAGATCAATGGGACGCTGCCTCACGCCGAGGTGGTCCAGGTCGCACGGATGGTGCTAGACACGGCCCGCCGCACGATCGCGCAGGGCGAGGCCGCCCCGTCGTTCGATGAGCTTGCCGGGCAGGTGCGTGAGACAGTCGCGCGCCTGACTCAGCCGAGCCTGCGCCCGCTGATCAACGCGACCGGCGTGATCGTGCAGACCAACCTGGGACGCGCGCCGCTGAGCGCGGCGGCGCTATCGGCGATGCAGGCGGTCGGGCGGGGCTACTCTAACCTGGAGTACGATCTGGCTGCCGGTGCGCGCGGCTCGCGCTACCATCACCTGACCGAGCTGCTGGCGCGGCTGACGGGCGCGGAGGCTGCGCTGGCGGTCAACAATAACGCCGCTGCCGTGCTGCTGACGTTGACCTGCTTCTGCGCGGGGAAAGAGGTGATCATCTCACGCGGTCAGGCCGTCGAGATCGGCGGCGGCTTCCGCATCCCCGATGTGCTACGCCAGAGCGGCGCGCGGCTGGTCGAGGTAGGCACGACCAATCGCACCTACACCCACGACTATGCCGCCGCGATCACGCCCGACACGGCGGCGATCCTCACAGTGCATCGCTCCAACTTCCGCGTCGTGGGCTTTACTCACGAGCCGCACGAGATGGAGCTGCATCATCTTGCGCACGAGGCGGGCGTGCTGTGGATCGACGACTGGGGCTCTGGCTCGCTGCTGCGGCCTGAGCACTACGGCCTGGCTGCCGAAGACACGATCCAGGATCGCGTCGCTGCGGGCTGCGATCTCGTCTGCTTCTCCGGCGATAAGCTGCTGGGCGGGCCGCAGGCTGGCCTGATCGTCGGCGCTGCGGAGCTGATCGGTCGGCTGCGGAAGCATCCGCTGCTGCGCGCGCTGCGTGTGGACAAGCTGACGATCGCGGCGCTTGAGGCGACGCTGCTAAGCTACCTGCGCGGACGAGCCGAGGAGGAGATTCCGGTCTGGCAGATGATCAGCGCGCCGCTCGAATCGCTCCACAGCCGGGCCGTGACGATCGTCGAGCGGCTGCGCGGGCAGGGCCTCGCTGCGGTCGAGGCACGCGCCTGCGAGAGCGCGGTGGGGGGCGGCTCGCTGCCGGGCGCGACGCTGCCGGGCTGGGCGGTGGCGATCAGCGCGCTGCCAGATCCGCTCCACGCGCGGCTCAGAGGTGGCGATCCCGTCGTCGTGGGCCGCATCGCCGACGATCGTCTGCTGCTCGATCTGCGCACGGTCTTGCCTGATCAGGACGATGCGCTGATCCAGGCGCTTCTGGCAGCCCTGCATGAGGAGTCACGACGCTCATGATCCTCGATCTGCCGAAGCTGCGCATCTTCGCCGCCGTGGCTCGCACGGGATCATTTACCCGCGCCGCAGACGAGCTTGATCTGCGCCAGCCGACGGTTAGCCAGCAGATTCAGGTTTTAGAGCGCAGCCTGCGCACGCCGCTGTTCGAGCGGCTGGGCCGCCGCGTGCAGTTGACACCCGCCGGAGCCGCGCTGCTGCCCTACGCCGAGCGGCTGCTGGCGCTGGCGACCGAGGCAGAGACGGCCACGCGCGAGGCGGCGGGGCTATCGGCCCGAACGCTGCGGCTGGGCGCGGGCAACACCTTAGCGACCTACGTCCTGCCCGATCTGCTGGCGCGGCTGCGCTGGGAGCGGCCCGATGTGGTGGTGCAGGTCCAGGTCGGCAACACCGAGCAACTGATCGCCGCCGTCGTGGACAACCGCGTCGAGCTAGCGGTCGTCGGCGCGCCGCTCAGCCATCCGGCGCTGGAGATCCATGCGTTTCTCCGCGATGATCTGGTGATGATCATGCCGCCCGACGACGAGTGGGCCGAGCGGCGCGCGATCGGCCTGGCCGAGCTGCAATCGAGGACGCTGCTGCTGCGCGAAGAAGGATCGGCGCTTCAGGCTGCCGTAACAGAGCTGCTGCGCGAGCGCGGGATCGTGCCTGAGCGAATGATTACGCTCGGCAACCTTGAGGCGATCAAGCGCTGCGTCGAGGCTGGCCTGGGTGTGTCGGTGGTGCCTGAGCTGGCGGTCCGCCGCGAGGTCGCCAACGATATGCTGCGGGCGCTGCCACTGGCCGATGTTCAGCTTCGGCGGACGTTCAACTACGTCTACAGCCGCGACCGCACGCTCTCGCCCGTGGCGCAGGTCTTTATCGAATTGCTCGAAAAGCCCTTCGAGTAGCTCCCCTCGGTCATGCATCCGGCTGCCAGCGATATTCCATCTGGCGTGCCGTCTCCTGAGCCGCATCCCGCCCCAGCAGCCGCGCGACCACATGCAGCGACATATCGATGCCCGCCGAGATCCCGGCTGAGGTGATCACCTTGCCGTTGTCCACAAAGCGCTGATCTTCGCGAACCTCCGTCTCCGGCGCGGCCTCCCGCAGCAGATCGAACGCGACGTGATGTGTTGTTGCTGTGAGGTTATCCAGCAGCCTGGCTTTTGCCAGCAGCAGCGCGCCCGTACACACCGAAAGCACCAGCTCTGCCGGTGCCGCGCGCTGCCTGATCCACTCGATAAGCGCCGGATTATACATCTCTCTGCGCGCGCCGAGGCCGCCTGGCACAATCAGCAGATCCGGCTGCGGGCAATCGGCGATCGAGTAGCGCGGATTGATGCTCAGCCCGTTGCGCGCCAGCACCGGCTCCAGCCGCTCCGCGACGGTATACACATTGAAGGGCGCTGCCTCACGCGACCGCCCGGTGACGGCAAAGACCTCGAACGGCCCGCAAAAATCCAAGACCTCGACCTCGTCGAAGATCAATATTGCTACGTTGC
The nucleotide sequence above comes from Herpetosiphonaceae bacterium. Encoded proteins:
- a CDS encoding LysR family transcriptional regulator → MILDLPKLRIFAAVARTGSFTRAADELDLRQPTVSQQIQVLERSLRTPLFERLGRRVQLTPAGAALLPYAERLLALATEAETATREAAGLSARTLRLGAGNTLATYVLPDLLARLRWERPDVVVQVQVGNTEQLIAAVVDNRVELAVVGAPLSHPALEIHAFLRDDLVMIMPPDDEWAERRAIGLAELQSRTLLLREEGSALQAAVTELLRERGIVPERMITLGNLEAIKRCVEAGLGVSVVPELAVRREVANDMLRALPLADVQLRRTFNYVYSRDRTLSPVAQVFIELLEKPFE
- a CDS encoding DJ-1/PfpI family protein, whose amino-acid sequence is MSQPRNVAILIFDEVEVLDFCGPFEVFAVTGRSREAAPFNVYTVAERLEPVLARNGLSINPRYSIADCPQPDLLIVPGGLGARREMYNPALIEWIRQRAAPAELVLSVCTGALLLAKARLLDNLTATTHHVAFDLLREAAPETEVREDQRFVDNGKVITSAGISAGIDMSLHVVARLLGRDAAQETARQMEYRWQPDA